A genome region from Manihot esculenta cultivar AM560-2 chromosome 5, M.esculenta_v8, whole genome shotgun sequence includes the following:
- the LOC110614973 gene encoding cytochrome P450 83B1 has protein sequence MVLLILLLLALPFLLSFLLRKLKTKRNLHLPPGPKGLPFIGNLHQFDSLNPHSYLWQLSQKHGPVMSLRLGFVPILVVSSAKMAEAVMKTHDLIFCSRPALVGNKKFSYNGLDVAFSPYNAYWREIRKICVVYLFNSNRVQSFRPIREFEISHMLEKISKSAVALKPVNLSEAMTSLTSTIICRTAFGKRYEEDGVERSRFQELLKELQALFACIFVSDYFPFLGFIDKFTGLFHRLEKNFREFDIFYEQIIKEHLDPSRSKPAEEDFLDILLQLRKSRSFKIDLTFDHIKAVLMNVFVAGTDTSAATVVWAMTLLMKNPMAMKKAQEEVRKLVGKKGFVEEADCQQLPYLQAVIKETMRLQPTAPLLVPRESMENCVLDGYDIPAKTIVYVNTWAIGRDPEIWENPEEFNPERFINSSIDLKGQDFELTPFGAGRRICPGMVMGLSTVEVSLANLLYKFDWEMPVGMKKEDLDMDVQPGIAMHKKNALCLMARNYV, from the exons ATGGTTTTGCTTATTCTTCTGCTGTTAGCTCTTCCATTccttctttcatttcttctccgAAAACTCAAGACCAAAAGAAATCTTCATTTGCCACCTGGTCCAAAGGGTCTTCCATTCATAGGCAACTTGCATCAATTTGATAGCTTAAACCCTCATTCATACTTATGGCAGCTTTCTCAAAAACATGGTCCTGTAATGTCCTTGCGTCTAGGTTTTGTCCCAATCCTCGTAGTTTCCTCTGCCAAAATGGCTGAAGCAGTCATGAAAACCCATGATCTTATATTCTGTAGCAGGCCTGCTTTAGTTGGAAATAAAAAGTTTTCGTATAATGGTTTAGACGTGGCTTTTTCACCTTACAATGCTTATTGGAGAGAGATAAGAAAAATTTGTGTGGTTTATCTCTTCAACTCTAATAGAGTGCAGAGTTTCCGTCCCATTAGAGAATTTGAAATTTCCCATATGCTTGAAAAGATCTCCAAATCAGCCGTTGCCTtgaaacctgtaaacttgtCTGAAGCCATGACGTCACTTACAAGTACTATAATTTGTAGGACGGCTTTTGGGAAGAGGTACGAGGAAGATGGGGTTGAAAGGAGTAGATTTCAAGAGTTGCTGAAAGAACTTCAGGCCttgtttgcatgtatttttgtttcagattactttcctttcttgggTTTTATTGATAAGTTCACAGGATTATTCCATCGCCTAGAGAAAAACTTCAGGGAATTTGATATCTTCTATGAACAGATAATCAAAGAGCACCTTGACCCAAGTAGGTCAAAGCCTGCAGAGGAGGATTTTCTCGATATCTTACTTCAATTACGGAAGAGCCGTTCTTTTAAAATTGATCTCACCTTTGATCACATCAAAGCTGTGCTTATG AACGTGTTTGTGGCAGGAACAGACACCAGCGCAGCTACTGTAGTTTGGGCCATGACCTTACTTATGAAGAATCCCATGGCAATGAAAAAAGCTCAAGAAGAAGTAAGAAAACTTGTTGGGAAGAAAGGCTTTGTAGAAGAAGCTGATTGTCAACAACTGCCTTATCTCCAAGCTGTGATCAAAGAAACAATGAGACTGCAACCCACAGCTCCCTTATTAGTGCCAAGGGAATCAATGGAAAACTGCGTTTTAGATGGATATGACATACCAGCTAAAACTATAGTTTATGTGAATACATGGGCAATCGGAAGAGACCCTGAAATCTGGGAGAATCCAGAAGAGTTTAATCCTGAGAGATTCATCAATAGCTCTATTGACTTGAAAGGGCAAGATTTCGAGCTGACACCATTTGGAGCTGGTAGAAGAATTTGCCCCGGGATGGTTATGGGTCTGTCAACAGTGGAGGTATCTCTAGCTAATCTGCTTTACAAATTTGATTGGGAGATGCCTGTTGGAATGAAGAAGGAAGACTTGGACATGGATGTGCAACCAGGTATTGCCATGCACAAGAAAAATGCTCTTTGCCTTATGGCCAGGAACTATGTCTGA